TACGGCGTCGACGCCGATGCGTTCGGAGCTTCGACGTCGATCGTGGGCCCGTCGGCCGGCGAATGAATCACGACGCTGGTAAAGAGCGGGCTTCCGACGTCGAGCAGACGCACCGACGGATTTTGCGGATACAACCCCATCGCGCTCCAGACGTACCAGGCGCTCATCGTACCGAGATCGTCGTTGCCGGGCAATCCGTCGGGCGTGGGTCCGTAGAGCGTCGTCAACGCCCGACGCACGATCTCTTGCGTGCGCCACGGTTGGCCCGCGGAGAGGTACGCCCAGGGACTGCCGAGGCTCACTTCGTTGCCGAGCCACGCGTAGGGTTTATTTTGATCGGCGTTGATCTGCGTGAAGAACGCATCGAGCTTCGCGTCCGCGGCGGCGTTGCCGCCCATGCCGGCGATGAGGTCGTGAAGGTCTTGCGGCACCATCCACGTGTACTGCGCGGCGTTGCCTTCCTGGAAGCCGCTCTGCCCGTTATCCGTAATCGGCGCCTGCATGAACGCGCCGGTTGCGTCGCGTCCGGCCATTTCGCCGGCAGCGGTGTCGAAGAGCGTCGCCCAGTTCGCGGAGCGTCGCATGAAATCGTCCTCGATGGCCTGCTGGTGAAGCGCTCGCGCGAAGCGCGCAATCGAAAAGTCGTCGAGCGCGTACTCCAGCGTTTCCGACGCGCCGTTGGGTACCGGTGCAACCGACGTCGTGTGCGTGTTCACGACGAAACCGCGGTGCAAGTAATCGTCCTCGAGCTCCCAGCGAGGCACGTACCAACCTTGACCGGGCGGTCCGGCGATCGTCGACGCACCTTTGACCATCGCGTGCAGCGCTTTGCGTACCTGAAAGTCTCGCGCGCCGAACGCATAAGCGCCCGCGATCACGGGATCGATCGAGTCGCCGCCCATCACGCTCGACGGACCGTTGACCAGCGCCCAACGCGGAAGCCAGCCGTTCTCCTGTTCCGCCGCATCGGTGAGCGACTCCATCATGTCGCTGGTCTCACCCGGTGCCAATAACGCGAGCAGCGGAACCTCGGTGCGATAGATGTCCCAATCGGAGAAGTTGGCGTACTCGGCGTGATGCGCCCGCGCGACGTGAATGCGCCCGTCGAAGCCGGGATAGCGTCCGTCGACGTCGCTGTAGAGGTTGGGATGCAGCAGCACGTGATAGAGCGCGGTGTAGAACGTGCGCTGTTCGTCGGGCGTGCCGCCCGCGACGCTCACGCGGCTCAAGTAGTCGTTCCACGAGGCCGCCGCGCGCGCCGCGACGGCGTTGAAATCCCAGCCGGCATTCTCGGCTTGCAAGTTGCGCGCCGCGCCGCCGGTGTCGACGAATGAGAGTCCCACCTTGACGTTGACGACCGGATTGCTCGTCGTATCGAACGTGACGTACGCGCCGCTTTGTGGACCGGAGCTTTCGTCGGAGCCCGGCGTGACGGTTTTGGCTTTCCACGTGCCGTGTGCGGCGAACGGCCGATCGAAGCGCGCGACGAAGTAGATTTTGTACTGGTCGGCCATGCCGCAGAAGAAGCCGCTCGTCGCGGATCCGGAGAGTTGATCCGGTCCGTCGACGTGAACGTACGCCGCGGTCACGCCGGCTTGATTCGAAGCGACGTTGAACAGCAGATCGGCTTGCTGGGTCGATGGAAACGTGAAGCGTCCGATCCCCGTGCGCGGCGTTACGGTGAGCTCGGCTTTGATCGGCGTGCTTCCAACCGAGACGGCGTACGTGCCCGGAGACGCGGTTTCGCCGTCGTGACTGAACGGCTGCTTTGCGTTGGCCGGATCGTCGATCGCGCCGGTCACCGGCAGGATGCCGAAGTCACCGAACACGCTGCATCCAGGGCCGCTCAGATGCGTGAGGCTAAATCCGGTGATCGCTTTGTCGGTGTATTCGTAACCGCCGCCTGCGTTCTGCGACGGGGTGTCGGGACTCCACTGCACCATACCGAACGGAACGTCGGCGCCGGGAAACGTGTCGATCGGTCCGCCGATCTTCGTGCCCGACGTGCCGACGAACGGGTCGACCAGCGTCGCCGGTGCAGGCGTTGCCAGCGCGAGCAAAAGCGTCAACGTTCCAAGCAAATGGAAGTCCTCCGTGCGATGCTCTACGACGCATCGCAACGAAGGTCATTTGCGGAACTCCAGATTAGCGCTTAACGAGCGATCGCCAAGGAAACGCGGATCGATATTCGTCGCGCAGCGTAGCGCGGAACAAGAACGCAAACAGTTTTCGCATCGGCGGCACCCTCCGCTCCGGTCGTACCCTAAGTGTGAACAGGGTATCGGCCTCTAGAGGAGTTATCGGCAAAATGCGAAGGCGCCCCGCGTGGAGCGGGGCGCCGTAGGTTGCGCTTAGGTTAAACTAGCCGTTCGGCGGCCGTTTGTTCGTGTGCTCTTGGCGCGTTACGTGCGCGTTGGCCGTTGCCTGGTGCGCGCGAACCGTTGCGGTGCGCGCGTGAACCGTCGCGGCTCGAGCGCGAACGCGTGAGGCTTGCGTGTGGACCTGCTGGTTGTGGATCCGAGCAGCTTGAGCGTGGGCTCGAGCGGCTTGGGCGTGGGCGCGCGCCGCTTGGGCGTTGTCCCGGGCAGCGCGGACCTGATGGCCTCGAGCTGCAGCAGTGTTGGCGCGAGTGCGCGCGGCTGAGGCGCGAACCGCGGAGCGCGTGCGGACCATCCGATCGGCGGCGCGCCGGTCGGCGGCCGTGACCGCGCTAAAGTGGGGCAGCGCGCGCGTCGTGCGGATCGGATGCGAAACCGCTGCGACTTGCGGATGCCCGTGGTTGTAACGCACGTAGAGATTGCGGTCTTGGCCCGCAATTCGTGCGTGCTCTACTTGTACCGTGGTCGGCGCGACGTGCCGTTCGCGCATCACGGCGAGTTCTCTCGCGGTGGGACGCACCCGTACGCCGCCCGGTCCGTTGAACGCGTACCGGACACCGTTGCGGGTCACGACGACGTTGCGACGGTAGACGTTGGTCACGAATCGGCGATTGACGTTCGTCACAGCCGTGTTGTAGAGGAAGGCGCCGTTATTCCAGTATCCGCCGTTGTAGCCGACACCGGGATAACCGAAGCCGTAGTCGATGCCGCCGTAGTAGCCGACTTGCGGCGCCCAATAGCCGTTGTTCCAACCGTACGAGCCGCCGTACGAGCCGCTATCGTAACCCCAGTATCCCGGAGTCCAATACAGCCCGCTGCTCGGCGGCGTGACGTACGTACCCGGAACCCAGTAGTAACCGGCAGCGCCGTACGCCCAATAACCCGGTTGCCACACTTGGCCCGGCGTGGTGAGCATCGGTTGCGAATAGTAAGGCAGAGGCGGCGGCGGCGTTCCTATGTTAAAGCCGATAAATACCTGCGCTTGCGAGGTGAGCGGAATCGCGGGCAGCAGCAGAGCGGCCGCCAGCGCCGCTGCCTTGGTTATCCACGAGACCGGAGATGTAGACGTATTCATGGTCTCAGGGTCTTACCAGCGGGCTCGCCTGCACTAAACGAGGCTAGCGCATCGTCAATTTGCTTAGGGGGCAACCGGCTCCACGAGGCGCGTTGCGCTCGGCTCGACCTCTATTAGCGCACGGTGAAAAAACGCGTGGGCTCGGCCGAATCGCCGCGATCAGCGTTTTGCGTAGGTACGTGCACCGAGGAAATCGACGACGACGCACTCCTCGTCCCCGACGATCCAAGCGTCGTGACCCGGCGCGAGATACATCACGTCGGCCGGCCCGTATTCCATTTCAACTCCGTCATCGGTCACGACTTTCATCCATCCGGAGATGAAATAGCAGAGGTGCTCGGCCTGACAGCTGTCCGTTTGTGCGATGGGTTTGACGCACTCCGACCATTTCCAGCCGGGTTGAAAGTGAGCGAGTCCAATTGGCGTTCCGCCGACCGTGACGACGTCGACCGTCCCTTTATCGAACGTTCGCGTCTCGTCGGCATGGTCGAAGGATTTCTTCTCGAGGCTTTTGGTCCCAGTCTGTGCGCTCATGGGTGCCTCCTTCGTTAGGGGAATTGATAATAGCACGGCGTCGCTTATGCCGCTATACCAAATCGCTCGAGACTGCGGTACTGCACCGCTTCGGCGACGTGCTCGCAAGCAATGACGTCGCAGCCGGCCAAATCGGCAATCGTACGCGCGACGCGCGCGATCCGATCCAACGCGCGAGCCGAGAACTGCCGTTTCGCGCTGGCGCGAGCGAGGAGCTTCACCGCCGAATCGTCGAGCGCGCACCATCGGCGCATCGCATTGGCGGGAATCGCGGCGTTACAGGTTACCTGCGCGTTTTCGAACCGGCGCTGCTGCCGGACGCGCGCGGCGACGACCCGTTCGCGCACGGCGTGCGAGCGCTCGCCGCCTTCGTAGCGGATCATGTCGTCGAACGGGACGCGCGCGATCTCAACCTGCAAGTCGATGCGATCGAGCAGCGGCCCCGAAAGTTTGCCGGCGTACTTCGCGACGGCGCCGTCGTCGCATCGGCACTCGGCACTGCGCACGCCCCGATAGCCGCACGGACACGGATTCATCGACGCCACCAGTTGGAAGCGCGCCGGATACGTAAAGGTGCCGGCCGATCGCGCGATGGTCACGGTCCCCTCTTCGAGCGGCTGGCGCATCACTTCGATCGCACTGCGCGAAAACTCGGGCAGCTCGTCGAGAAAGAGCACGCCGTGGTGGGCGAGCGAGATCTCTCCGGGCTTGGCCGTCGCGCCTCCACCGACGAGCGCGGTCTGCGAGATCGTGTGGTGCGGAAAACGAAACGGGCGCGCACGCACGATCCCGCCGTCACCGCGCAGCAGTCCGGCAACGCTATAGATCTTGGTGACGTCGAGCGCTTCGTCGAGCGACATCGGCGGAAGGATCGGCGGTAAGCGCCGGGCGAGCATCGTCTTTCCGCAGCCCGGAGGTCCGACGAGCAGCACGTTGTGACCGCCGGCGGCGGCGATTTCGAGCGCGCGTTTGGCCGGGCTCTGCCCGCGAACTTCGCAGAGATCGCCGTGCACGAGCGCGTCGGCAAGCTCCAATGCGGGCGGCGACGTCCGCGAGCGCCAGCGCGCGCCGTTGCCGCCGACGACCGCGATCGCGCTCTGCAATGAGTCGACGGCATAGAGCTCGATGCCGTCGACGAGCGCGGCTTCGGCCGCGTTCGACTCGGGCACGATGAGTTTCGTGAAGCCGGCGCGGCGAGCGCCGAGCACCATCGGCAAAATCCCGTTGACCGGCTGCAGCCGTCCGCCCAGTGCGAGTTCGCCCAGCGCGATGTATTGCTGGAGGGCGAGACGGTCGATTTGTTCGTCCATCGCGATCAGCGCCAGCGCGATCGCCAAATCGAACGCCGGTCCGGCCTTGCGCACGTCGGCCGGCGCCAAGTTCACGATCAGCTTTCCGCCCGGATAGAGGAAACCCGAGTTGAAGATCGCCGAACGCACGCGGTCGGCGGCTTCACTGAGCGCGCGGTCCGGCAACCCGACGATGCGCAGTCCGGGCGTACCGGGGGCGCTGTCGGCCTCGACGCGGACGACGTAGCCTTCGATGCCGAGCATCGCGGCGGAGAACGCAAGCGAAAGCATATCGCTGCATCCTCTGCGCGCAACGGGCGCGACGACTAGGGTGAAGCGGCGCTCGTGTGTCCGGCTAGCGAGTCGGAGGACAGCTTCAAGGTCGTTTGAAAGACGGTCGTTGAAATGCCCTGCATCCCGGCGTTTTTGCGTTCGGTGGCGTATTCGTCGACGGAGATGGGCACTTGCATTCGTCCGTTGTACGTGAGCTTCGTTTGAACGTCGGTCGTGACGGCGCCGAAGCCGTGCCCCTCGACGTGGCGCGTCTCGTCGATCGCCAATACGCCGTCGTCGTTTTTGGCTATCGTGTAGTCGGCTTTTATGCTGACGCCGCCGGCGTCTGCCGAGACGGGCCAGTGATTGTTGGCATCGACCTTCGTAGGATCGACGAAGTTGGCGCCCAGAAAGCGCAGCAAGGTGAGCTCTTCGCTATTGGTTGGTTTAGTCGGGTCGCAGGCGACGAGGGTGTTTCCGTAAACCGCACACGTTACGGCCGCGGCGTTTCGTGTATCGCTTCCCTGTTCGCTTACGACGACCACGAGTCCGCGGTCGGGCGCTTCGCGCATGATGTCGGCGGTGATCGTTCCGTGGTCCGCGAGGTGTCCCGTGAAGCTGTGCGCGCCGGACGAACCGGGATCGCTCGTGACGGTTCCGTTCTGTTTGGATTCGTACGTGAACGAGTACACGAGATGGCGAAGGGGCGCCGTATCGGCGACGACGTAGGCAGTCATGGCAAAAAGCATCGACGCGGTACATTCGAGGAGTAACGTGGGAACC
The sequence above is drawn from the Candidatus Baltobacteraceae bacterium genome and encodes:
- a CDS encoding GH92 family glycosyl hydrolase, with translation MRCVVEHRTEDFHLLGTLTLLLALATPAPATLVDPFVGTSGTKIGGPIDTFPGADVPFGMVQWSPDTPSQNAGGGYEYTDKAITGFSLTHLSGPGCSVFGDFGILPVTGAIDDPANAKQPFSHDGETASPGTYAVSVGSTPIKAELTVTPRTGIGRFTFPSTQQADLLFNVASNQAGVTAAYVHVDGPDQLSGSATSGFFCGMADQYKIYFVARFDRPFAAHGTWKAKTVTPGSDESSGPQSGAYVTFDTTSNPVVNVKVGLSFVDTGGAARNLQAENAGWDFNAVAARAAASWNDYLSRVSVAGGTPDEQRTFYTALYHVLLHPNLYSDVDGRYPGFDGRIHVARAHHAEYANFSDWDIYRTEVPLLALLAPGETSDMMESLTDAAEQENGWLPRWALVNGPSSVMGGDSIDPVIAGAYAFGARDFQVRKALHAMVKGASTIAGPPGQGWYVPRWELEDDYLHRGFVVNTHTTSVAPVPNGASETLEYALDDFSIARFARALHQQAIEDDFMRRSANWATLFDTAAGEMAGRDATGAFMQAPITDNGQSGFQEGNAAQYTWMVPQDLHDLIAGMGGNAAADAKLDAFFTQINADQNKPYAWLGNEVSLGSPWAYLSAGQPWRTQEIVRRALTTLYGPTPDGLPGNDDLGTMSAWYVWSAMGLYPQNPSVRLLDVGSPLFTSVVIHSPADGPTIDVEAPNASASTPYVQALRVNGQPSQNAWVDVALRGTLRVDFDLGAAPNTQWGIAPENAPPSYATAPVRFAPATSVGIDVPAVTVKAGNRVAAQVVLDNTAGTQAQDLHWAATVPPGLHVNMSDGAAGVAAGKSLPIDLDVTAGTSLAGGYYGIVFGGAAANGALLEKQTLVVRVDGATPHAVAWAQNRFGNTVVPVDLVTGVVGPQIAVGQGPRDAILHGTRLYVCDRDTSQISVVDTVAQSVIATIKTGRSPNGIAIAPGGNAAWIANADDGTVQSIDLVGLTAGKPIEVGANPRAIAIAPDGKTLYVTDTGANAVTPVDVATRSAQTPIPVGGRPMGIAITPDGKTLYVANNGDNTVMPVEVATRRALPAIAVGVSPMLVAVNPSGALAYVSNYANSTITPIDVATNAAKTPITVGGAPYGIVFTGAGKTALVVARRDNSLVTVDVATGRVSAPIFLGNGPYTVAAP
- a CDS encoding YXWGXW repeat-containing protein, whose translation is MNTSTSPVSWITKAAALAAALLLPAIPLTSQAQVFIGFNIGTPPPPLPYYSQPMLTTPGQVWQPGYWAYGAAGYYWVPGTYVTPPSSGLYWTPGYWGYDSGSYGGSYGWNNGYWAPQVGYYGGIDYGFGYPGVGYNGGYWNNGAFLYNTAVTNVNRRFVTNVYRRNVVVTRNGVRYAFNGPGGVRVRPTARELAVMRERHVAPTTVQVEHARIAGQDRNLYVRYNHGHPQVAAVSHPIRTTRALPHFSAVTAADRRAADRMVRTRSAVRASAARTRANTAAARGHQVRAARDNAQAARAHAQAARAHAQAARIHNQQVHTQASRVRARAATVHARTATVRAHQATANAHVTRQEHTNKRPPNG
- a CDS encoding cupin domain-containing protein; protein product: MSAQTGTKSLEKKSFDHADETRTFDKGTVDVVTVGGTPIGLAHFQPGWKWSECVKPIAQTDSCQAEHLCYFISGWMKVVTDDGVEMEYGPADVMYLAPGHDAWIVGDEECVVVDFLGARTYAKR
- a CDS encoding YifB family Mg chelatase-like AAA ATPase; the encoded protein is MLSLAFSAAMLGIEGYVVRVEADSAPGTPGLRIVGLPDRALSEAADRVRSAIFNSGFLYPGGKLIVNLAPADVRKAGPAFDLAIALALIAMDEQIDRLALQQYIALGELALGGRLQPVNGILPMVLGARRAGFTKLIVPESNAAEAALVDGIELYAVDSLQSAIAVVGGNGARWRSRTSPPALELADALVHGDLCEVRGQSPAKRALEIAAAGGHNVLLVGPPGCGKTMLARRLPPILPPMSLDEALDVTKIYSVAGLLRGDGGIVRARPFRFPHHTISQTALVGGGATAKPGEISLAHHGVLFLDELPEFSRSAIEVMRQPLEEGTVTIARSAGTFTYPARFQLVASMNPCPCGYRGVRSAECRCDDGAVAKYAGKLSGPLLDRIDLQVEIARVPFDDMIRYEGGERSHAVRERVVAARVRQQRRFENAQVTCNAAIPANAMRRWCALDDSAVKLLARASAKRQFSARALDRIARVARTIADLAGCDVIACEHVAEAVQYRSLERFGIAA